Part of the Rissa tridactyla isolate bRisTri1 chromosome 3, bRisTri1.patW.cur.20221130, whole genome shotgun sequence genome, ATGGGCCGGGACGGGGAGGGAGCGCGGCCGCGCTCCCTCCCCGTCCCGGCCCATCGCGGTGCCCCGTGGGGGGAGGCTCAGCCCCGGACTCCGGAGCCCCGGGCTGAGCTCGGTATCGCGgtgcccttctccctctccccccttttcTGCCCCCTTCATACCCGCGGATCTAATGATAATAATCAAATCAACACATACACGCACTTAACGatgtagttttatatatatatatatatatgtgtgtgtgtgcgtgtatatagaCATTACGCCCTGCCGGGGAAGTTCGCTCGGCTggagagataaaaaaataataaaatcacgatggaataaagtgaaaagaaaaactgaaaagcagcccccatgcgtgacaccggctgctccGGGGTGGGAAAGTGGCGGCTGGTGGTGCgaagccctccccccccccccaaaacccatccATCCCCAAAACCATCGGGGGCCGTATCCTGCCGGCAGCCTTTGCGGGgagatttttttgctgaaaactgGTGGGGAAACGGAGAGGCAGCTCGgtgggaccggggcggggggagatgcTCCGGTGGGAGAGTGGGCACTGCCCGGcttgggagagcaggggggaaaaCCACGCACAGGTCCTGGGTGGTTTCGGAGCAAAACGAAACCAGATGAACCCTTCAAAGGGATCTCCTTGTCTGCTCCTCATAGGAATTTtagatctgcttttaaaaaaaaatatatattaaaaaaataataatagcagcAAATGACGGGGAGACAAATCTTCCCCCCCCCGGAGGTTGCAGGCTGCAGCCGGCGGCGCTGCCCACGGGAGGGGGCTGCCTGTGGGGGTGTCGGGCAGGGCTCTGCCGGCAGCGGGTCGGGGGGCTCAGGCACAGCAGCGATGTTTGCAGCGtgcccagaaaagaaaaaaatgacccTCCCAGAACTCATTCATCTCTTCTCCCCAACCCTACCTccattggttgtttttttcttttgttggtgttgggtttttttgtttggttggtttgttttttaattctcattgAGTATTTAATCAGGGCCAGAGACTGCGCAAGTCTGTGTTTGGCCTTTGGATCCACCAAAAATAGTGACAAATTGAAACTGGGCTCACTTTCAGCTTCTGGGAGTGCCTCTATCAGACACCCCGAGGCACAGCGGCTGCGTCCCTGACGTGAGTGCCTGTGCCTGCTTGCGagggaaaatgagatttttcacagcattttacttggcatggctggggctggagcagggggtgggTGTGTGACACGTAGGGCAGAAGAAATCGGTGACAACCTGCTGATTGGGGATGGGACTGAGCCGCGCAGGTTCAGATGGGGCTTCGGTGCCAAAACAGGATAGTGATGCAGCTGGGGGCACTGAAACACCCAGGGGGAGGAGGCGAAGCCACCTCGGGACGCGGGGAAGAGTGCTGATGAGAAGCCACTTGTTTGAAttgattcctccctccctctccgccTTCTCCTCCCCGTTTTTTTTTCGGTGCCTCCAGCCAGGGTGACGGTCCCGGGCGCAGGGCACAGGCTGTGTCCCCGCTGGGATGGTCAGCGAGCCTTGCTGCAAAGGGATGATCTCCCCCGTTAGCTCTGTGTCCCTTGTGCCTCCGTAACGAGAGCTTGGCTTCAGCTTGCTGagtttttgtacttttttttgtccttttaaaattttttttcttttttttttgttgttttatctcTTCCAGATGCCTCCCCGTCCGCCCCCGAGCAGCGATACCTCTTCGACATCTCCAGCCTGCCCGAGGCGGAGGAGGTGACGGGAGCGGAGCTGCGGATCCTGCGCGCCCTCCCTGAAAACCGGAGCTTGGCCCTGTCCCCCGAAGGCACCTTCCACCACCTTCTCCTCTCCACCTGCCCAAGCCGGGACGGCGAGGAGCCCCGGCTGCTGGACTCCAGGGCTGTGGACATTTTGGACACGGGCTCCTCCAGATGGGAGGTGTTTGATGTCTGGGAAGCCCTGCGGGATCGGAGGGAGAGATCTCTCTCGGGCAAGCTGCTGTGCTTCCTGCTGAGGATCGTCTCGGAGCAGTCGGGGCGGCTCCTGCCCCCCCGGCAGATGGGGTTCAGCAAGCCCCGGCCACAGCCCCACGAGCGAGCCCTGCTGGTGGCCTTCTCCCGCACCCAGAGGAAGGAGAACCTCTTCAAGGAGATCCGGGATAAGATCAAGGCCCTGGGCAGTCCCCCCTTCCTGGAGCCCCCCGATCCCGGCCAGGAGGCGTAccccaagcggaggaggagacgGACCACCATCGCCGCCCGATCTGGGGGCAGAGGCCACGGGAAGAAGGCGAAGACCCGCTGCAGCAGGAAGCCCCTGCACGTGAACTtcaaggagctgggctgggacgACTGGATAATCGCCCCCCTGGATTACGAGGCGTATCACTGCGAGGGGGTCTGTGACTTCCCCCTACGCTCCCACCTGGAGCCCACCAACCACGCCATCATCCAGACCCTGATGAACTCCATGGACCCGGAGTCCACCCCCCCGAGCTGCTGCGTGCCCTCCAAGCTCAGCCCCATCAGCATCCTCTACATAGACTCCGGGAACAATGTGGTTTACAAACAGTACGAGGACATGGTCGTGGAGACGTGTGGCTGCAGGTAGCAATTTCTgcagctctccccctccccgccccacacCGCCCAGGAGCCCTGCCCCattttatatatagaaatataaatatatatatataaaatatatatatatacaccacaTACACATTTTGGTGTGTGCCTTTCCAAAAGCCAAGCTCCGAGCAGGTGTCCCCTGCCTTCCCAGGGACGCCTTGGCCGTGAGCCCAGGAGGGATGGGGGATGCCCCCCCCTCAGACAGCGAGGCTGTAAATTGTCCCCCCGGGACCTCTCAAAGAAAGAAGGACCCCCACCACCCACGCTGGGTTTCCCGGGGCTC contains:
- the GDF7 gene encoding growth/differentiation factor 7; its protein translation is MRLRAAAAALCLCLLGACRLRRGLEAAAVRGPPAAAPQRPSAAAPSSSSASSSSSSASPFSSPPRRDGALRNGTVVPHHYMVALYQRLAARRAPGRRADTVTGFAERARSDASPSAPEQRYLFDISSLPEAEEVTGAELRILRALPENRSLALSPEGTFHHLLLSTCPSRDGEEPRLLDSRAVDILDTGSSRWEVFDVWEALRDRRERSLSGKLLCFLLRIVSEQSGRLLPPRQMGFSKPRPQPHERALLVAFSRTQRKENLFKEIRDKIKALGSPPFLEPPDPGQEAYPKRRRRRTTIAARSGGRGHGKKAKTRCSRKPLHVNFKELGWDDWIIAPLDYEAYHCEGVCDFPLRSHLEPTNHAIIQTLMNSMDPESTPPSCCVPSKLSPISILYIDSGNNVVYKQYEDMVVETCGCR